From a single Lolium rigidum isolate FL_2022 chromosome 7, APGP_CSIRO_Lrig_0.1, whole genome shotgun sequence genomic region:
- the LOC124673815 gene encoding vesicle-associated membrane protein 721, producing MGQQSLIYAFVARGAVVLAEYTEFTGNFTTIAAQCLQKLPASNNKFTYNCDGHTFNYLVEDGFTYCVVAVESVGRQTPIAFLDRVKDDFTKRYGGGKAATAGASSLNREFGSKLKEHMQYCVDNPEEINKLAKVKAQVSEVKGVMMENIEKVLDRGEKIELLVDKTENLRSQAQDFRQQGTQVRRKMWLQNMKIKLIVLGIIIALILIIILSVCHGFNCSK from the exons ATGGGGCAGCAGTCGCTAATCTACGCGTTCGTGGCGCGCGGCGCAGTGGTCCTGGCAGAGTACACGGAGTTCACCGGCAACTTCACCACCATCGCCGCGCAATGCCTCCAGAAGCTCCCCGCCAGCAACAACAAGTTCACCTACAACTGCGACGGCCACACCTTCAACTACCTCGTCGAGGACGGCTTCA CGTACTGTGTGGTTGCTGTTGAATCTGTTGGGCGGCAAACCCCCATTGCTTTCCTGGACAGAGTTAAGGATGATTTCACCAAAAGATATGGTGGTGGGAAGGCAGCAACTGCTGGAGCAAGCAGCCTCAACCGAGAGTTTGG ATCAAAACTTAAGGAGCACATGCAGTACTGTGTCGACAACCCCGAGGAGATCAACAAGCTTGCCAAGGTTAAAGCCCAAGTTTCGGAGGTCAAAGGAGTTATGATGGAAAACATTGAGAAG GTTCTTGACCGTGGCGAGAAGATTGAACTGCTCGTTGACAAAACTGAAAATCTACGTTCTCAG GCACAAGATTTCAGACAGCAGGGCACACAGGTGCGGAGGAAGATGTGGCTACAGAATATGAAGATCAAGCTCATCGTTCTGGGCATCATCATCGCGCTCATTCTCATCATCATCCTGTCGGTGTGCCATGGCTTCAATTGCAGCAAGTGA